Proteins encoded in a region of the Sphingomonas sp. OV641 genome:
- a CDS encoding nitrate reductase → MTAPLPTLSPEGSGLSAIRTTCAYCGVGCGISATVTGERAVRIAGDADHPANRGRLCSKGTHLGETVGLEGRLLHPTIGSKRASWDKALDLVAKRFRDTIAQHGPNSVAFYVSGQLLTEDYYVANKLMKGFIGSANIDTNSRLCMSSAVAGHVRAFGEDVVPASYDDLDAADLIVLVGSNTAWCHPIVYQRIRARCEAGAKLVVIDPRRTETAEQADLHLPIRPGSDVALMNGALAWCRDQGVLDQAFLADHVAVPADFWAGLESFDLWSVARACDVPAAEVRRFYELFAGTPRTVTMFSQGINQSLAGTDQVNAILNLHLATGRIGKPGAAPFSITGQPNAMGGREVGGLASTLAAHMDFAPENRALVQRFWSSPAIAEKPGLKAVDLFRAVGEGRIKALWIMATNPAVSMPDAARVRDALATCPFVVVSDVMEKTDTGGFAHVRLPAAGWGEKDGTVTNSERMISRQRALFPLPGEARPDWWIVKEVGRRMGWKSAFAYDRPADIWREHVRLANYRNDGARLFALPGQGGGGNAGYDEMAPFRWGGTPFADGHFPTPDGRARLVPVAQKPIAQPLSQWPLTLNTGRYRDHWHTMTRTGLAPKLARHRAEPLVEIHPDDAARIGICDGALARVATPQGESLYRATISDAQRPGELFVPIHWTDHTSSGGRTGMLPRPLTDPESGQPGFKSTPATIAPVATRWRGFALFAGEPARPFDCLWATRITVAAGSLWELAGDGDPARLDRFLPGGERVEAVDHARGTRRIAILADGRLAAALFVTERGELPTRDWLIKQLGEAPPAAAAALLAGRPAGVTVDRGPIVCTCFDLGLRTILAAIRERQLTDVAAVGAAIGAGTNCGSCRPALARLLQSENTHAA, encoded by the coding sequence GTGACTGCCCCTCTCCCAACCCTTTCCCCGGAGGGGAGTGGGCTTTCGGCGATCCGCACCACTTGCGCTTATTGCGGTGTGGGTTGTGGGATCAGCGCAACGGTGACCGGCGAGCGGGCCGTGCGGATCGCGGGTGATGCCGATCATCCCGCCAATCGCGGGCGGCTGTGCTCCAAGGGCACGCATCTGGGCGAGACCGTGGGACTGGAGGGACGGCTGCTCCATCCGACGATCGGCAGCAAGCGCGCCTCCTGGGACAAGGCGCTGGACCTTGTCGCCAAGCGCTTTCGCGACACGATCGCGCAGCACGGGCCGAACAGCGTTGCCTTCTACGTCTCGGGTCAGCTGCTGACAGAAGATTATTACGTCGCCAACAAGCTGATGAAGGGCTTTATCGGATCGGCGAACATCGACACCAATTCGCGGCTGTGCATGTCCAGCGCAGTGGCCGGCCATGTGCGTGCCTTTGGCGAGGATGTGGTGCCCGCCAGCTATGACGATCTGGACGCGGCGGACCTGATCGTGCTGGTGGGGTCGAACACCGCCTGGTGCCATCCGATCGTGTATCAGCGGATCCGTGCACGCTGCGAGGCGGGCGCAAAGCTGGTGGTGATCGATCCGCGCCGCACCGAGACGGCGGAGCAGGCGGATCTGCACCTGCCAATCCGGCCAGGCAGCGACGTCGCGTTGATGAACGGCGCGCTGGCGTGGTGCCGCGACCAAGGCGTGCTCGACCAAGCCTTTCTGGCCGATCACGTCGCTGTTCCGGCGGACTTCTGGGCGGGGCTGGAAAGCTTCGACCTGTGGTCGGTGGCGCGTGCGTGCGATGTGCCGGCGGCGGAGGTGCGGCGCTTCTACGAGCTGTTCGCGGGGACGCCGCGCACTGTCACCATGTTCAGCCAGGGCATCAACCAGTCGCTGGCGGGCACCGATCAAGTGAATGCGATCCTCAACCTGCATCTGGCGACGGGGCGGATCGGCAAGCCCGGCGCTGCGCCTTTCTCGATCACCGGCCAACCCAACGCGATGGGCGGGCGCGAAGTTGGCGGGCTGGCGAGCACGCTTGCCGCGCATATGGACTTCGCGCCGGAGAACCGGGCGCTGGTGCAGCGTTTCTGGAGTTCGCCCGCGATCGCCGAGAAGCCGGGATTGAAGGCGGTGGATCTGTTTCGCGCGGTGGGCGAAGGTCGGATCAAGGCGCTGTGGATCATGGCGACGAACCCGGCGGTGTCGATGCCGGATGCGGCGCGGGTGCGCGACGCGCTCGCCACCTGCCCGTTCGTCGTCGTGTCGGACGTGATGGAAAAGACCGATACTGGCGGCTTTGCCCATGTCCGGCTGCCCGCGGCGGGCTGGGGGGAGAAAGACGGGACGGTGACCAATTCGGAGCGGATGATCAGCCGCCAGCGCGCGCTGTTCCCGCTGCCCGGAGAGGCAAGGCCCGATTGGTGGATCGTCAAGGAAGTGGGACGGCGGATGGGCTGGAAATCCGCCTTCGCCTATGATCGGCCCGCCGACATCTGGCGTGAGCATGTCCGGCTGGCGAACTACCGGAATGACGGTGCGCGGCTGTTCGCCCTGCCGGGGCAGGGCGGCGGCGGCAATGCCGGCTACGACGAGATGGCGCCGTTCCGATGGGGCGGAACGCCGTTTGCCGATGGCCATTTTCCCACGCCCGATGGGCGCGCGCGGCTGGTGCCGGTGGCGCAGAAGCCGATCGCTCAGCCGCTGAGCCAGTGGCCGCTGACGCTCAATACCGGCCGCTATCGCGATCACTGGCACACGATGACGCGCACCGGCCTTGCCCCCAAGCTCGCCCGCCACCGCGCCGAGCCGCTGGTGGAGATCCACCCCGACGATGCGGCGCGGATCGGCATTTGCGATGGCGCCCTGGCGCGCGTGGCGACGCCGCAGGGGGAGAGCCTCTATCGCGCCACCATCAGCGACGCCCAGCGCCCGGGCGAGCTGTTCGTGCCGATCCACTGGACCGACCACACCTCCAGCGGCGGGCGGACCGGGATGCTGCCGCGTCCGCTGACCGATCCGGAATCGGGGCAGCCGGGGTTCAAGTCCACGCCCGCCACGATCGCGCCGGTGGCGACGCGGTGGCGCGGCTTTGCCCTGTTCGCGGGCGAGCCGGCGCGCCCGTTCGACTGCCTGTGGGCAACCCGCATCACGGTGGCGGCGGGGAGCTTGTGGGAACTGGCCGGAGATGGTGATCCGGCGCGGCTCGATCGCTTCCTGCCCGGCGGCGAGCGGGTGGAGGCGGTGGACCATGCCCGCGGCACGCGGCGGATAGCGATCCTGGCGGACGGGCGCCTTGCCGCCGCGCTGTTCGTGACCGAGCGGGGCGAGCTGCCGACCCGCGACTGGCTGATCAAGCAGCTGGGCGAAGCACCGCCAGCTGCCGCAGCCGCGCTGCTGGCAGGGCGGCCCGCCGGCGTGACGGTCGACCGGGGGCCGATCGTGTGCACCTGCTTCGACCTTGGCCTTCGCACCATCCTTGCCGCCATTCGCGAGCGCCAGCTTACCGACGTAGCAGCCGTCGGCGCGGCGATCGGCGCCGGCACCAATTGCGGATCCTGCCGCCCGGCGCTCGCGCGCCTCCTCCAGTCGGAGAATACCCATGCCGCATGA
- the cobA gene encoding uroporphyrinogen-III C-methyltransferase, protein MPHDDFPPGTIWLVGAGPGDPELLTRKAERLIAAAEIVFHDALVGPAILDLIPPGAKRVSVGKRSGRHSKDQATIDTLIVEAARSGQRVVRLKGGDPAIFARTAEELSASARAGIPVRICPGITAASAAAAAATAPLTLRGLARRLTFVTAHARADAPLDMDWQALATPDATLAIYMGRTAAGTVMRQLIAAGRDPATPVLVVVNASLPTERVLRGRLSALSFLVETVSDTDPTLLIVGEAVGQQHGLAQAEATPAAATRAQPMAERRA, encoded by the coding sequence ATGCCGCATGACGACTTCCCGCCCGGCACGATCTGGCTGGTCGGCGCAGGCCCCGGCGACCCCGAGCTGCTGACGCGCAAGGCCGAACGCCTGATCGCCGCCGCCGAGATCGTGTTCCACGACGCCCTGGTGGGCCCGGCGATCCTGGACCTGATCCCGCCCGGCGCAAAGCGGGTGAGCGTCGGCAAGAGATCGGGCCGGCATTCCAAGGACCAGGCGACGATCGACACGCTGATCGTGGAGGCGGCCAGGAGCGGCCAGCGGGTGGTGCGGCTGAAGGGCGGGGACCCGGCGATCTTCGCGCGCACGGCGGAGGAGCTTTCGGCTAGCGCCCGCGCCGGCATCCCGGTGCGCATCTGCCCCGGCATCACCGCCGCCAGCGCCGCCGCAGCGGCCGCCACCGCGCCGCTGACGCTGCGCGGCCTTGCCCGGCGGCTGACCTTCGTGACGGCGCACGCCCGCGCCGATGCGCCGCTCGACATGGACTGGCAGGCGCTGGCCACGCCGGACGCGACGCTCGCCATCTATATGGGCCGCACCGCCGCCGGCACGGTGATGCGCCAGTTGATCGCGGCCGGGCGCGACCCGGCGACCCCGGTGCTGGTGGTGGTGAACGCCTCGCTTCCCACCGAGCGCGTGCTGCGCGGCCGCCTCTCCGCGCTGTCCTTCCTGGTCGAAACGGTGAGCGATACCGATCCGACGCTGCTGATCGTGGGCGAGGCGGTGGGCCAGCAGCATGGCCTGGCGCAGGCCGAGGCGACGCCCGCCGCCGCAACGCGTGCGCAGCCGATGGCGGAGCGCCGGGCATGA
- the nirB gene encoding nitrite reductase large subunit NirB codes for MKHEPIRIAEADTRPHLIVVGNGMAGCRAVEELLARDPARYRVTIFGAEPLVNYNRIMLSPVLAGEKTFDDIVINGRDWYDDHGITLVSGDPVIAIDREAQIVTSRGGIVMDYDRLLIATGSDPFIIPVPGKDLPGVISFRDMNDVDAMLAAAAKGGSAVVIGGGLLGLEAAHGLSLRGMKVTVIHLMPTLMERQLDEAAGWLLKTALEARGQTILTGADTAEIVGDGRVEAVRLKDGTEIPADLVVMAVGIRPSVALAREAGLEVGRGIKVDDHMVTSDPAILAVGECVEHQGQVYGLVAPLWDMCRALADGLVEAPSGYRPAPTSTKLKVAGLDVFSAGDFGGGDGAEDIVLRDASRGIYKRVVVKEDRIVGAVLYGDTVDGNWYFDLLRRGESVADIRDALIFGQAFASGGGQADPKAAVAVLSDDAEICGCNGVSKGQVVACIGKGAHSLDAVRSGCKASASCGSCTGLVETLLSLTLGGEVEAGPKTMCKCTSFGHDDVRREIVAQGMRSIPEVMQKLHWTTPDGCSSCRPALNYYLLCALPGEYVDDQQSRFVNERMHANIQKDGTYSVVPRMWGGLTNPRELRAIADVVEKFNAPMVKVTGGQRLDIFGIRKEDLPAVWADLNAAGMVSGHAYGKSLRTVKTCVGSEWCRFGTQDSTGLGVKIERATWGSWMPHKFKIAVSGCPRNCAEATIKDFGVVCVDSGYELHVGGNGGIKVRATDLLCKVATEAEAMEMCAAFIQLYREEARYLERTAPWIERVGLAHIQERLLPDAEPRAELARRFFFSQQFMQDDPWAARVEGAQREQHAPMARFQPIPVKQEEMA; via the coding sequence ATGAAACACGAACCGATCCGCATTGCGGAGGCCGACACGCGGCCGCACTTGATCGTCGTTGGCAATGGCATGGCGGGATGCCGCGCGGTGGAGGAACTGCTCGCCCGCGATCCCGCGCGTTATCGCGTGACGATCTTCGGCGCCGAGCCCTTGGTCAATTACAATCGCATCATGCTCTCGCCGGTGCTGGCGGGGGAGAAGACCTTCGACGACATCGTGATCAACGGCCGTGACTGGTATGATGATCACGGCATCACCCTGGTGTCCGGCGATCCGGTGATTGCGATCGACCGAGAGGCGCAGATCGTCACGTCGCGCGGCGGGATCGTGATGGATTATGACCGGCTGCTGATCGCGACCGGCTCCGATCCCTTCATCATCCCGGTGCCGGGCAAGGACCTGCCGGGCGTGATCAGCTTTCGCGACATGAACGACGTGGATGCAATGCTTGCCGCCGCAGCGAAGGGCGGGAGCGCGGTGGTGATCGGCGGAGGCCTGCTGGGCCTGGAGGCGGCGCATGGCCTGAGCCTGCGCGGCATGAAAGTGACGGTGATCCACCTGATGCCGACGCTGATGGAGCGGCAGCTGGACGAAGCCGCCGGGTGGCTGCTCAAGACCGCGCTGGAGGCGCGCGGGCAGACGATCCTGACCGGCGCGGATACCGCCGAGATCGTCGGCGACGGAAGGGTAGAGGCGGTGCGGCTGAAGGACGGGACGGAGATCCCGGCCGATCTGGTGGTGATGGCGGTCGGCATCCGGCCATCGGTGGCGCTGGCACGTGAGGCGGGGCTGGAGGTGGGCCGCGGGATCAAGGTGGACGATCACATGGTGACGTCTGACCCCGCGATCCTGGCGGTGGGCGAGTGTGTGGAGCATCAGGGTCAAGTCTATGGCCTGGTCGCGCCGCTGTGGGACATGTGCCGCGCGCTGGCCGACGGGCTGGTCGAGGCGCCCAGCGGATACCGGCCGGCGCCGACCTCGACCAAGCTGAAGGTCGCGGGGCTCGACGTCTTCTCCGCCGGGGATTTCGGCGGCGGCGACGGTGCGGAGGACATCGTGCTGCGCGATGCGAGCCGTGGCATCTACAAGCGCGTGGTCGTGAAGGAGGACCGGATCGTCGGGGCAGTGCTCTATGGCGATACGGTGGACGGAAACTGGTATTTCGACCTGCTGCGCCGGGGCGAGAGCGTCGCCGATATTCGCGACGCGCTGATCTTCGGCCAGGCCTTTGCCTCCGGAGGTGGGCAGGCGGACCCTAAGGCAGCCGTTGCGGTGCTTTCCGATGATGCGGAAATCTGCGGCTGCAACGGCGTTTCCAAGGGGCAGGTGGTCGCGTGCATCGGCAAGGGCGCGCACAGCCTGGATGCGGTGCGATCGGGGTGCAAGGCATCGGCGAGCTGCGGATCGTGCACCGGGCTGGTCGAGACTTTGCTGTCGCTGACACTCGGCGGGGAAGTGGAAGCCGGGCCGAAGACGATGTGCAAATGCACCAGCTTCGGCCATGACGACGTGCGCCGCGAGATCGTGGCGCAGGGGATGCGGTCGATCCCCGAAGTCATGCAGAAGCTGCACTGGACCACGCCCGACGGATGCTCGTCCTGCCGGCCGGCGCTCAATTATTATCTGCTCTGCGCACTGCCGGGCGAATATGTCGACGATCAGCAGAGCCGCTTCGTCAACGAGCGGATGCATGCCAACATTCAGAAGGACGGCACCTATTCAGTCGTGCCCCGCATGTGGGGTGGCCTGACGAACCCGCGCGAGCTGCGCGCGATCGCCGACGTGGTGGAGAAGTTCAACGCGCCGATGGTGAAGGTGACGGGCGGCCAGCGGCTCGACATCTTCGGGATCCGCAAGGAGGATCTGCCCGCCGTCTGGGCCGATCTGAACGCTGCCGGGATGGTATCCGGCCACGCCTACGGCAAGTCGCTGCGCACGGTGAAGACCTGTGTCGGTAGCGAATGGTGCCGCTTCGGCACGCAGGATTCGACGGGGCTGGGCGTGAAGATCGAGCGCGCCACCTGGGGCAGCTGGATGCCGCACAAGTTCAAGATCGCGGTGAGCGGCTGCCCGCGCAATTGCGCCGAGGCGACGATCAAGGACTTTGGCGTGGTGTGCGTCGATAGCGGTTACGAGCTTCACGTCGGCGGCAATGGCGGGATCAAGGTTCGTGCGACCGACCTCCTCTGCAAGGTCGCGACCGAGGCGGAGGCGATGGAGATGTGCGCCGCCTTTATCCAGCTGTACCGCGAGGAGGCGCGCTATCTGGAGCGCACCGCGCCATGGATCGAGCGCGTCGGGCTGGCGCACATCCAGGAGCGGCTGTTGCCCGATGCGGAGCCGCGGGCCGAGCTCGCGCGGCGGTTCTTCTTCTCGCAACAATTCATGCAGGACGATCCCTGGGCGGCGCGCGTCGAGGGCGCGCAGCGTGAGCAGCATGCGCCCATGGCGCGCTTTCAGCCCATCCCGGTGAAGCAGGAGGAAATGGCATGA
- the nirD gene encoding nitrite reductase small subunit NirD — MTGEWLDIGWVDEIPVRGSRTVQVAGGDDIAVFRTGEGKVFALLDRCPHKHGRLSQGIVHGGAVACPLHNWRISLSTGEALGEDKGCTPVVPVKVTGGRVLICRASTLKAAA; from the coding sequence ATGACCGGCGAGTGGCTCGATATCGGCTGGGTCGACGAAATTCCGGTGCGCGGCAGCCGGACGGTGCAGGTGGCGGGCGGCGACGACATCGCGGTGTTCCGCACCGGCGAGGGGAAGGTGTTCGCGCTGCTCGATCGCTGCCCGCACAAGCATGGGCGACTAAGCCAGGGGATTGTGCACGGCGGGGCGGTGGCGTGCCCGCTGCACAACTGGCGGATCAGCCTGTCGACCGGCGAGGCGCTGGGCGAGGACAAGGGCTGCACGCCGGTGGTGCCGGTGAAGGTGACGGGCGGGCGCGTGCTGATCTGCCGCGCCAGCACGCTGAAGGCGGCGGCGTGA
- the gyrB gene encoding DNA topoisomerase (ATP-hydrolyzing) subunit B yields the protein MADQQNSNDYGASSIKVLKGLDAVRKRPGMYIGDTDDGSGLHHMVFEVSDNAIDEALAGHCDRIDITLNADGSVSVTDNGRGIPTGIHPEEGVSAAEVIMTQLHAGGKFENTSDDNAYKVSGGLHGVGVSVVNALSEFLDLTIWRDGEEHYMRFAHGDAVAPLKVVGPAEGKKGTRVTFLPSPATFKITEFDFDKLEHRYRELAFLNSGVRLFLTDARHEEPKTVELYYEGGIAAFVKWLDRTKAALFPEPIAIAGQRDDIGIDVALQWNDSYYENVLCFTNNIPQRDGGTHLAAFRSALTRTLNAYADKSGMLKKEKVSLTGDDMREGLTAIVSVKLPDPKFSSQTKDKLVSSEVRQPLESLLADKMADWLEENPQNARQIIQKVIDAAAAREAARKARDASRKTVMGAIGGLPGKLHDCREKDPAKSELFIVEGDSAGGSAKSGRNSEYQAILPIRGKILNVERARTDRMLSSKEIISLIQAMGTGIGRDEFNLEKLRYHKIVIMTDADVDGAHIRTLLLTFFYRQMPDLISAGHLYIAQPPLYKATRGKAVEYLKDEGALDDYLVRNGAGGTTLDGIGTGEPLFNLVDHARRMRTLMRYVPRRYDPVIIETLALGGALDPQIAPEERAARLAEVTRRLDQGDPEARWTAQMTSEGGFHFQRFWRGVTDHHIVEAAFVSSAEARKLHTLAAEHADLYVHARKLVSLKQADRAEEPTPATTLDGAIEGNEADGDDDGALVIGKGETLVARPSQLLEAILAAGRKGLAIQRYKGLGEMNAEQLWETTLDPNNRSMLKVAIDQADVADEIFTRLMGDVVEPRREFIQENALSVANLDV from the coding sequence ATGGCAGATCAGCAGAATTCCAACGATTACGGCGCCTCCTCGATCAAGGTGCTGAAGGGCCTCGACGCCGTCCGCAAGCGTCCCGGCATGTATATCGGCGATACCGACGACGGCTCGGGCCTCCACCACATGGTGTTCGAGGTTTCGGACAATGCGATCGACGAGGCGCTGGCCGGCCATTGCGACCGGATCGACATCACGCTGAACGCCGACGGCTCGGTCAGCGTCACGGACAACGGCCGCGGCATTCCCACCGGTATCCACCCGGAAGAAGGCGTCTCGGCGGCCGAGGTCATCATGACCCAGCTCCACGCCGGCGGTAAGTTCGAGAACACCTCGGACGACAATGCCTATAAGGTCTCCGGCGGCCTCCACGGCGTCGGCGTCTCGGTGGTCAACGCGCTCTCCGAATTCCTGGACCTGACGATCTGGCGCGACGGCGAGGAGCATTACATGCGCTTCGCCCATGGCGATGCGGTCGCCCCGCTCAAAGTCGTCGGCCCGGCGGAGGGCAAGAAGGGCACGCGCGTCACCTTCCTCCCCTCCCCCGCCACGTTCAAGATCACCGAGTTCGACTTCGACAAGCTCGAACACCGCTATCGCGAGCTCGCCTTCCTCAACTCCGGCGTCCGCCTGTTCCTCACCGACGCCCGCCACGAGGAGCCGAAGACGGTTGAGCTCTATTACGAGGGCGGCATCGCGGCGTTCGTGAAGTGGCTCGATCGCACCAAGGCGGCGCTCTTCCCGGAACCGATCGCGATCGCCGGCCAGCGCGACGATATCGGCATCGACGTCGCGCTGCAGTGGAATGATTCCTACTACGAGAACGTTCTCTGCTTCACCAACAACATCCCGCAGCGGGACGGCGGCACCCACCTCGCCGCCTTCCGCTCGGCGCTGACCCGCACGCTCAACGCCTATGCCGACAAGTCGGGCATGCTGAAGAAGGAGAAGGTCAGCCTCACCGGCGACGACATGCGCGAAGGCCTCACCGCGATCGTCTCGGTCAAGCTGCCCGATCCGAAATTCTCCTCGCAGACCAAGGACAAGCTCGTCTCGTCCGAGGTCCGCCAGCCGCTCGAAAGCCTGCTTGCTGACAAGATGGCCGACTGGCTGGAGGAAAACCCGCAGAACGCACGCCAGATCATCCAGAAGGTGATCGACGCCGCCGCCGCGCGCGAGGCCGCGCGCAAGGCGCGTGACGCCAGCCGCAAGACGGTGATGGGCGCGATCGGCGGCCTGCCCGGCAAGCTGCACGACTGCCGTGAGAAGGATCCCGCCAAGTCCGAACTGTTCATCGTGGAGGGCGATTCGGCCGGCGGCTCGGCCAAGTCGGGCCGCAACAGCGAATATCAGGCGATCCTCCCGATCCGCGGCAAGATCCTGAACGTCGAGCGCGCGCGCACCGATCGCATGCTCTCGTCGAAGGAGATCATCTCGCTGATCCAGGCGATGGGCACCGGCATCGGCCGCGACGAGTTCAATCTCGAAAAGCTCCGCTATCACAAGATCGTCATCATGACGGACGCGGACGTCGACGGCGCGCATATCCGCACGTTGCTGCTGACCTTCTTCTACCGCCAGATGCCCGATCTGATCAGCGCCGGGCATCTCTATATCGCGCAGCCGCCGCTCTATAAGGCGACGCGCGGCAAGGCCGTGGAATATCTGAAGGACGAGGGCGCGCTGGACGATTACCTCGTCCGCAACGGCGCCGGCGGCACCACGCTCGACGGCATCGGCACCGGCGAGCCCTTGTTCAACCTCGTCGACCACGCCCGCCGCATGCGCACGCTGATGCGCTACGTGCCGCGCCGCTACGATCCGGTGATCATCGAGACGTTGGCGCTCGGCGGCGCGCTCGACCCGCAGATCGCGCCGGAAGAACGCGCCGCCCGCCTCGCCGAGGTGACGCGCCGGCTCGACCAGGGCGATCCCGAGGCGCGCTGGACGGCGCAGATGACCAGCGAGGGCGGCTTCCACTTCCAGCGCTTCTGGCGCGGCGTGACCGATCATCACATCGTCGAGGCGGCCTTCGTCTCCTCGGCCGAGGCGCGCAAGCTCCACACCCTCGCCGCCGAGCACGCCGACCTTTACGTGCACGCGCGCAAGCTCGTGTCGCTGAAGCAGGCCGACCGCGCCGAGGAACCCACTCCCGCCACCACGCTGGACGGCGCGATCGAGGGCAATGAGGCGGACGGAGACGACGATGGCGCGCTGGTGATCGGCAAGGGCGAAACCCTTGTCGCCCGCCCGTCACAGCTGCTGGAAGCCATCCTCGCCGCCGGCCGCAAGGGCCTCGCCATCCAGCGCTACAAGGGCCTGGGCGAAATGAACGCCGAGCAACTCTGGGAAACCACCCTCGACCCCAACAACCGCTCGATGCTGAAGGTAGCGATCGACCAGGCCGACGTCGCCGACGAGATCTTCACCCGGCTGATGGGCGATGTCGTGGAACCCCGGCGGGAGTTCATTCAGGAGAATGCGCTGAGCGTGGCGAACTTGGACGTTTGA